A portion of the Chelatococcus sp. HY11 genome contains these proteins:
- the mntR gene encoding manganese-binding transcriptional regulator MntR, with amino-acid sequence MAADLDHPLNQKATSVTAAQIRRRSDSSDRDDPRQAERFEKARAARSMTLLEDYVELIADLLKEHGEARTTDIARILGVTHPTATKTIARLRREGLAVSRPYRGVFLTEAGIALADRVRRRHRLVVELLIAVGVPQESAEADAEGIEHHVSDVTLSAFERYLKKSAAGGRSLGATGKP; translated from the coding sequence ATGGCTGCGGACTTGGACCATCCGCTCAATCAGAAAGCGACCTCAGTGACCGCGGCACAAATACGACGACGGAGTGACTCATCGGACCGTGATGATCCACGGCAGGCTGAGCGGTTTGAGAAAGCCAGAGCGGCGCGATCGATGACGCTCTTGGAGGACTACGTCGAGCTGATCGCCGACCTGTTGAAAGAGCACGGCGAGGCTAGAACAACCGACATCGCCCGAATACTCGGGGTTACGCACCCCACCGCCACGAAGACGATAGCTAGGCTGAGGCGTGAGGGGTTGGCTGTATCGCGTCCTTATCGGGGCGTGTTTCTGACCGAAGCCGGAATTGCCCTGGCCGACCGGGTTCGGCGAAGGCACCGTCTCGTCGTAGAATTATTGATCGCGGTCGGCGTACCGCAGGAGTCCGCTGAAGCGGATGCCGAAGGCATTGAGCACCACGTGTCAGATGTCACGCTGTCGGCATTCGAGCGTTATCTGAAGAAAAGCGCTGCCGGCGGCCGCAGCCTCGGTGCGACCGGCAAGCCGTGA
- a CDS encoding MgtC/SapB family protein, with protein MEILITKFGLALAIGLLVGLERGWRERDAPDGARTAGIRTYAITGLLGGVFAALSRSLEAPSVLIAGLIAFTAVFAWFKSREATQDADFSVTGVVAALGVFVLGALAVTGDHRAAAAGGTALAVLLASRDLLHGLLRRISWIELRAALVLAVMTAIILPLLPAQAIDPWGGFNPQQIWLFTVLTAAISFLGYIAVRLFGATRGVLVGGLAGAVVSSTAVTLALARTATAGGNPWPLAGAATLAAAVSVLRVAGIVAIVSPSVLGVAGLAILAAVLTFVMCGGVFLSRGAVPSDAGQMPRNPFELWALLAFAILFAVVSTISAAVSVGNTGGMVVTSAITGTFDIDVAVLSALRLLGVSADRETVGHAVLIALATNAAGRLIVAAATGPVRFWLPLALASVVAGAVGFAAFVTLPHLG; from the coding sequence ATGGAAATCTTGATCACGAAGTTCGGCCTCGCCCTGGCTATTGGTCTGCTCGTCGGCCTCGAGCGCGGCTGGCGCGAGCGCGACGCCCCGGACGGTGCCAGGACGGCCGGTATCCGTACCTATGCGATCACCGGCTTGCTGGGCGGCGTGTTCGCGGCGCTTTCCCGCAGTCTCGAGGCGCCTTCGGTGCTCATTGCGGGTCTGATCGCCTTCACGGCGGTCTTCGCGTGGTTCAAGAGCCGCGAAGCCACTCAGGATGCCGATTTCAGCGTGACCGGCGTTGTCGCGGCGCTGGGCGTGTTCGTGCTCGGAGCTCTGGCGGTTACGGGGGATCACCGCGCAGCTGCCGCCGGAGGAACCGCACTCGCCGTCCTGCTCGCCAGTCGCGATCTGCTGCATGGCCTTCTCAGGCGCATCTCCTGGATCGAGTTGCGCGCAGCGCTGGTGCTGGCGGTGATGACGGCGATCATTCTGCCGCTCCTCCCTGCGCAGGCGATCGATCCGTGGGGCGGCTTCAATCCGCAACAGATCTGGCTGTTCACAGTGCTGACGGCTGCCATCTCGTTCCTCGGCTATATTGCCGTCCGCCTGTTCGGAGCCACACGTGGAGTGCTAGTGGGCGGATTGGCGGGGGCAGTGGTGTCGTCGACGGCGGTCACGCTGGCGCTCGCGCGTACGGCAACAGCAGGCGGCAATCCCTGGCCGCTGGCCGGAGCCGCCACGCTCGCCGCGGCTGTCTCGGTGCTGCGTGTTGCCGGCATCGTCGCGATCGTCTCACCATCAGTGCTCGGCGTCGCAGGTCTTGCCATTCTTGCCGCGGTGCTGACTTTCGTAATGTGTGGCGGGGTGTTCCTGTCGCGCGGTGCAGTTCCAAGCGACGCCGGGCAAATGCCACGCAACCCGTTCGAATTGTGGGCACTGCTGGCCTTTGCGATTCTTTTTGCGGTGGTATCGACCATAAGTGCTGCAGTTTCGGTCGGGAACACCGGCGGCATGGTGGTCACGTCGGCGATCACCGGCACCTTCGATATCGACGTTGCCGTGCTGAGCGCATTACGGCTTCTCGGCGTCTCAGCCGATAGAGAGACCGTGGGGCACGCCGTGCTGATCGCGCTTGCAACCAATGCCGCCGGCCGGCTCATCGTCGCTGCAGCGACCGGGCCAGTGCGTTTCTGGCTTCCTCTCGCGCTCGCCTCCGTAGTGGCAGGTGCCGTCGGCTTTGCGGCCTTCGTTACGCTGCCGCATCTCGGCTAG
- a CDS encoding cytochrome b/b6 domain-containing protein — protein sequence MRTLLPGWMRGADRPDGFPLAHRLMHWLVLVLCLVQVPTAWAIQRTHMAHLFMKPRPIDLFLHQVHAWSGWAILGLALAQLLLRFTYGRPAPVPGLSPLERMSAKAMHAALYAVLIALPITGTIAMYLTFRIAPVHSVLSWTLLVLVLLHACAALWHHFWRCDDVLWRMIRKAR from the coding sequence TTGAGGACGCTGTTGCCCGGATGGATGCGCGGCGCGGATCGCCCGGACGGATTTCCTCTCGCGCATCGACTCATGCATTGGCTGGTGCTGGTCCTGTGTCTTGTCCAGGTGCCGACCGCCTGGGCAATACAGCGCACCCACATGGCGCACCTGTTCATGAAGCCGCGTCCCATCGACCTGTTTCTGCATCAGGTGCATGCCTGGAGCGGTTGGGCCATTCTTGGTCTCGCGCTGGCGCAGCTTCTGCTGCGCTTCACATACGGCCGTCCGGCGCCTGTTCCGGGCTTGTCGCCGTTGGAGCGCATGTCGGCCAAAGCCATGCACGCCGCCCTCTATGCCGTGCTGATCGCACTGCCGATCACCGGAACGATCGCCATGTATCTGACGTTTCGGATCGCCCCGGTTCACAGCGTCCTTAGCTGGACGCTACTCGTTCTTGTTCTCCTGCATGCCTGCGCCGCGCTTTGGCACCACTTCTGGCGCTGCGACGATGTCCTGTGGCGGATGATCCGCAAAGCGCGATGA
- a CDS encoding thymidine phosphorylase family protein, whose translation MAIPAQPTLRVRRIHLHTQHQAVVVMRTDCHVCRSEGLSARSQVLVSNGNGEVQATLFQVDGDGLIAIDEVGLSEAAWERLGLTDGDVVRVSHAPAIDSLASVRQRIYGNRLDSRAFSEILRDVVAGRYTEVHLAAFLTASAALPLDENETADLTGAMVDVGERMRWDAPIVVDKHCVGGLPGNRTTPIVVAIVAANGLLMPKTSSRAITSPAGTADTMETLAPVELDIATLRRVVEREGGCIAWGGAVHLSPADDIFVRVERELDIDTEGQLIASVLSKKIAAGSTHVVIDIPVGATAKVRGEDAAGRLAQRLSAVATRFDLATTCVQTDGAQPVGRGIGPALEAHDVLAVLNNAPTAPDDLRRRAAALAGAALEIGGKAEKGEGVNLALATLASGRAWSKFEAICQAQGGLRVPPKAAYAHPLTAPHAGRVVHINNRKLSRLAKLAGAPEAKAAGVHMEVRLGDEIDRGQPLLHVHAETTGELAYALDYAARSGDIVEVEA comes from the coding sequence ATGGCCATTCCCGCTCAACCGACGCTGCGGGTGCGACGCATCCATCTGCACACCCAGCATCAGGCTGTCGTCGTCATGCGCACCGATTGCCACGTCTGCCGGTCGGAGGGACTGTCGGCGCGCTCGCAGGTGCTCGTGTCCAACGGGAATGGCGAGGTGCAGGCGACGCTGTTTCAGGTCGATGGTGACGGGCTCATCGCCATCGACGAGGTCGGCCTTTCCGAGGCCGCGTGGGAACGGCTTGGCCTGACCGACGGTGATGTGGTCCGGGTCAGCCATGCGCCAGCGATTGACTCCCTGGCGAGCGTGCGTCAGCGCATCTACGGCAATCGGCTCGACTCCCGAGCCTTTTCCGAGATCCTGCGCGACGTGGTCGCCGGCCGCTACACGGAGGTCCACCTTGCGGCCTTTCTGACCGCCAGTGCTGCCCTCCCCCTCGACGAGAACGAAACCGCCGACCTGACCGGCGCTATGGTGGACGTCGGCGAACGGATGCGCTGGGACGCGCCGATCGTGGTCGACAAGCATTGCGTCGGCGGCCTCCCCGGCAACAGGACAACGCCGATCGTGGTCGCGATCGTCGCGGCAAACGGCCTGCTCATGCCCAAGACCTCGTCACGTGCCATCACCTCTCCGGCCGGCACCGCCGACACGATGGAGACGCTGGCTCCGGTGGAACTCGACATCGCGACATTGAGGCGCGTCGTTGAACGTGAAGGCGGCTGTATCGCCTGGGGCGGCGCCGTGCATCTGAGCCCGGCCGACGATATCTTCGTGCGCGTCGAGCGCGAGCTCGATATCGACACCGAAGGCCAGCTGATCGCCTCCGTCCTGTCCAAGAAGATCGCAGCGGGGTCAACCCATGTCGTGATCGACATTCCGGTCGGCGCCACCGCGAAGGTGCGCGGCGAGGACGCGGCTGGCCGCCTTGCGCAGCGCCTGAGCGCGGTTGCGACACGCTTCGATCTTGCAACGACCTGCGTCCAGACCGACGGCGCCCAGCCTGTTGGGCGCGGCATCGGACCGGCTCTCGAGGCCCATGACGTGCTTGCCGTGCTGAACAACGCGCCGACGGCGCCCGACGATCTGCGTCGTCGCGCCGCCGCGCTGGCCGGAGCCGCGCTCGAGATCGGCGGCAAGGCGGAGAAGGGAGAGGGTGTCAATCTCGCGCTGGCTACCCTTGCGAGCGGCAGGGCCTGGTCGAAATTCGAGGCGATCTGCCAGGCGCAGGGCGGCCTTCGTGTGCCGCCGAAGGCGGCCTACGCCCATCCGTTGACGGCACCGCACGCCGGCCGCGTGGTTCATATCAACAACCGCAAGCTCTCCCGGCTCGCCAAGCTCGCGGGCGCGCCGGAAGCGAAGGCGGCGGGCGTTCACATGGAGGTCAGGCTCGGCGACGAGATCGACCGCGGCCAGCCGCTTCTCCATGTCCACGCCGAGACAACAGGCGAGCTCGCCTATGCGCTCGACTATGCCGCACGCTCAGGCGACATCGTTGAGGTCGAGGCTTGA
- a CDS encoding MBL fold metallo-hydrolase, translated as MLTLTSLGGAGTVTGSKHLLANGDKRILIDCGLFQGLKNLRELNWEPLPIDPSSIDAVILTHAHLDHSGYLPKLVRDGFKGTIYSTGATRDVAELILKDSGHLQEKDAEYANRKGFSKHKPALALYGIRDAERSLEFFSTVPFDKTVKLSFGATLTFRHAGHILGAATAEIEWGGRRVAFSGDLGRYDDPVLPDPVPVPEADYVLVESTYGNRVHDPADPTEALGAVVERTVARGGTVVVPAFAVGRAQSLLYHLWKLKRAGRLAKVPVYLDSPMAIDATDLLHAHRGDHRLTPEQCKEVCAIATYTRDVDGSKGITASPYPKVVISASGMATGGRVLHHLKAFAPHARNTILFSGFQAAGTRGRAMLQGAQETKIHGEWIPVRAAVEELSMLSAHADSNELMRWLSGFRRPPSRVFIVHGEDEGAEALRVRIDRELKWNAVVPRQNQKFDL; from the coding sequence ATGCTGACACTTACTTCCCTCGGCGGCGCAGGCACCGTCACCGGCTCGAAACATCTGCTCGCCAACGGCGACAAACGCATCCTGATCGACTGCGGACTGTTTCAGGGCCTCAAAAATCTGCGCGAGCTGAACTGGGAGCCGCTGCCGATCGACCCATCGAGCATCGACGCCGTTATCCTGACGCACGCCCATCTCGACCATTCTGGGTATCTTCCCAAGCTTGTGCGCGACGGCTTCAAAGGAACGATCTATTCGACGGGGGCGACCCGGGACGTCGCGGAGCTTATCCTCAAGGACAGTGGTCACCTGCAGGAAAAGGATGCGGAGTACGCCAACCGAAAGGGCTTTTCGAAGCACAAGCCGGCGCTCGCCCTCTACGGCATCCGTGACGCTGAGCGCAGCCTCGAATTCTTCTCGACCGTCCCCTTCGACAAAACGGTCAAGCTCTCGTTCGGCGCGACGCTGACTTTCCGCCATGCCGGTCACATCCTTGGGGCCGCCACCGCCGAGATCGAATGGGGCGGACGCCGTGTCGCCTTCTCCGGCGATCTCGGCCGCTATGACGATCCGGTTCTTCCCGATCCCGTGCCGGTGCCGGAGGCGGACTATGTGTTGGTCGAATCGACCTACGGCAACCGTGTGCACGATCCTGCCGATCCCACCGAAGCGCTCGGCGCCGTCGTCGAGCGAACGGTCGCGCGCGGCGGGACGGTCGTCGTTCCCGCCTTCGCCGTGGGCCGCGCGCAATCGCTCCTTTACCATCTCTGGAAGCTCAAAAGGGCTGGGCGCCTGGCGAAGGTGCCTGTCTATCTTGACAGTCCGATGGCAATCGACGCCACCGACCTCCTCCACGCCCATCGCGGGGACCACCGTCTGACGCCGGAGCAATGCAAGGAAGTCTGCGCGATTGCGACCTACACCCGCGACGTCGACGGCTCGAAGGGCATCACGGCAAGCCCCTACCCCAAGGTGGTGATCTCGGCGAGCGGCATGGCGACCGGCGGGCGCGTCCTCCACCACCTGAAGGCGTTCGCTCCACACGCCCGCAACACGATCCTGTTCTCCGGTTTCCAGGCAGCCGGCACCCGCGGCCGGGCCATGCTGCAAGGCGCGCAGGAGACCAAGATCCACGGCGAATGGATTCCGGTTCGCGCTGCGGTCGAGGAACTGTCGATGCTGTCAGCCCATGCCGATTCGAACGAGCTGATGCGATGGCTTTCGGGCTTCCGGCGACCGCCGTCACGTGTGTTCATCGTGCATGGTGAAGACGAAGGCGCGGAAGCCCTGCGCGTTCGCATCGACCGCGAGCTCAAGTGGAACGCCGTCGTTCCCCGTCAGAACCAGAAGTTCGATCTATGA
- a CDS encoding xylulose 5-phosphate 3-epimerase — translation MAATTSSAFEHWRAGYGPITHTDETIERIRSLAQSPKLDPDALYRLLAAADRLASAAMWTVVHMTYAKCVDLSGAPLPAEAFKAAPEGHTGGSLNMVPAFVGYLTANALSATTRSWVMGQGHCVAAIEALNALTGDVSDAQKGRYDRSEKGLSQLAADFYSYAIDAQGRPAVPIGSHAGPNTAGAISEGGYLGFAEVQYVHAPLPGESLVAFLSDGAFEEQRGSDWTPRWWRAEDCGLVVPVMILNGRRIEERAQIAQQGGAAWLADHLRLNGFDPFEIDGRDPAAFVWAILTAEERLGRFSADPDRAYPTPMPYVIAETVKGFGFPGAGTNAAHNLPLAANPSRNEAARSAFNAAAKDLFVPPGDIEAAVAAVAVHERQNRPAESLHPLAVRHPPAPELPAPHWTEAGSPADCAMHALDRWFVRLVDANPALRVRVGNPDELSSNHMGATLERLRHRVNSPETGVAEARNGSVITALNEEAVAAAALANKGGINLIVSYEAFAMKMLGGLRQEIIFARHQRTVGQNPGWISVPLVVTSHTWENSKNEQSHQDPTVGEALLGEMSDTARVLFPVDANSAVATMASVFEGRGQVACVIVSKRDMPHRFDGAAAVRFVADGAAHIAGQVDGAELQIVAIGAYQLEEALKAAHRLKEHGRRVVVTAISEPGRFRIPRDPIEARFVASDEELVRLFPVDVPRLIVSHTRPEPMLGLLRRLDSGPKHTVARGYISRGGTLDTAGLLFANRCSWAHLIDAAAPLAGWSRNEFLTVAERNAIDGKGSPADLIPPTK, via the coding sequence ATGGCCGCGACGACGTCCTCAGCATTCGAACATTGGCGCGCCGGCTACGGCCCGATCACGCATACCGACGAGACCATCGAGCGCATTCGCTCACTCGCGCAGTCGCCAAAGCTGGACCCTGACGCGCTCTACCGCCTGCTCGCCGCCGCCGACCGGCTGGCGTCTGCCGCGATGTGGACGGTCGTTCACATGACCTATGCCAAGTGCGTCGACCTCTCCGGCGCGCCGCTGCCGGCCGAGGCTTTCAAGGCTGCTCCGGAAGGTCATACCGGCGGATCGCTAAACATGGTGCCGGCCTTTGTCGGCTATCTCACGGCGAACGCACTCTCGGCCACCACCCGCTCCTGGGTGATGGGCCAGGGCCATTGCGTCGCCGCGATCGAGGCGCTCAACGCGCTGACCGGCGATGTTTCGGATGCGCAGAAAGGGCGCTATGACCGCAGCGAGAAGGGGCTTTCCCAGCTTGCGGCCGACTTCTATTCCTACGCGATCGACGCCCAAGGCCGTCCGGCGGTGCCGATCGGCAGCCATGCCGGACCGAACACGGCCGGCGCCATCTCCGAGGGCGGGTATCTCGGCTTCGCCGAGGTCCAATATGTGCATGCCCCGCTACCGGGAGAAAGCCTGGTCGCCTTCTTGAGCGATGGCGCCTTCGAGGAGCAGCGCGGCTCTGACTGGACGCCGCGCTGGTGGCGGGCCGAGGACTGCGGTCTCGTCGTGCCGGTCATGATCCTCAACGGCCGAAGGATTGAGGAGCGGGCGCAGATTGCGCAGCAGGGCGGTGCGGCCTGGCTCGCCGATCATCTCAGGCTCAACGGCTTCGATCCGTTCGAGATCGACGGTCGCGATCCCGCGGCCTTCGTCTGGGCGATCCTGACGGCGGAGGAACGCCTTGGGCGCTTTTCCGCCGATCCCGATCGCGCCTATCCGACCCCCATGCCCTACGTCATCGCCGAGACCGTGAAGGGGTTCGGCTTCCCTGGCGCAGGCACCAATGCCGCGCACAACCTGCCTCTGGCAGCAAACCCTTCGCGAAACGAAGCTGCGCGCAGCGCCTTCAACGCCGCGGCGAAAGACCTGTTCGTCCCACCTGGCGACATCGAGGCGGCGGTCGCAGCCGTAGCGGTCCACGAGCGGCAGAACCGGCCAGCGGAGAGCCTTCACCCTCTGGCGGTCCGCCATCCGCCGGCGCCGGAACTCCCCGCCCCCCACTGGACGGAAGCCGGCTCACCGGCGGACTGCGCTATGCACGCGCTCGATCGCTGGTTTGTACGGCTCGTCGACGCCAATCCTGCTCTGCGCGTGCGTGTCGGCAACCCCGACGAGTTGAGCTCCAATCATATGGGCGCGACCCTCGAGCGCCTGCGCCATCGCGTCAATTCGCCGGAGACGGGCGTCGCCGAAGCACGCAACGGCAGCGTGATCACGGCGCTCAACGAGGAGGCGGTCGCCGCCGCGGCCCTTGCGAACAAAGGCGGGATCAACCTCATCGTCAGCTACGAAGCATTCGCGATGAAGATGCTGGGTGGCTTGCGTCAGGAGATTATCTTCGCGCGCCACCAACGCACCGTGGGCCAGAACCCAGGCTGGATTTCCGTGCCGCTCGTCGTCACCTCGCATACGTGGGAGAATTCCAAGAACGAGCAGTCGCATCAGGACCCGACCGTCGGCGAGGCTCTGCTCGGCGAGATGTCGGACACAGCGCGTGTGCTGTTTCCCGTTGACGCCAACAGCGCCGTCGCCACCATGGCTTCGGTGTTCGAAGGGCGCGGCCAGGTCGCCTGCGTGATCGTCTCCAAGCGCGACATGCCGCACCGCTTCGACGGCGCGGCCGCCGTCCGTTTTGTCGCCGACGGCGCTGCCCACATCGCAGGACAGGTTGACGGCGCCGAGTTGCAGATCGTTGCGATCGGGGCCTACCAGCTCGAAGAGGCGCTCAAGGCGGCGCACCGCCTGAAAGAGCATGGACGGCGGGTGGTGGTGACGGCGATCAGCGAGCCCGGTCGCTTCCGGATCCCGCGCGATCCGATCGAGGCGCGTTTTGTGGCGTCCGACGAGGAGCTCGTGCGCCTCTTCCCGGTCGATGTCCCGCGCCTGATCGTCTCGCACACACGGCCCGAGCCGATGCTCGGCCTGCTGCGACGGCTCGACAGCGGTCCGAAACACACTGTGGCCCGCGGCTATATCAGCCGGGGCGGCACGCTGGATACCGCGGGCCTGCTGTTCGCCAATCGCTGCAGTTGGGCGCATCTGATCGATGCCGCCGCACCTTTGGCCGGATGGTCGCGCAACGAATTCCTGACAGTCGCCGAACGCAATGCCATCGATGGGAAAGGCTCGCCCGCCGATCTCATCCCTCCTACCAAATGA
- a CDS encoding ribose-phosphate pyrophosphokinase — MMMPPAPAQMTSVPVIIALPGNEAFAQALANAGAGELGEIETRNFPDGESYVRLAGDVAAKSVLLVSTLARPDEGFLRLIFLADAARSLGATAVTLIAPYLAYMRQDRRFRPGEAITSRTFARLISSSFDRLVTVDPHLHRYPALSALYKIPALTLHAAPLLAEWIAASVASPLIIGPDEESEQWVSAIAAKIGAPHAVLRKIRHGDRDVEIAFPDLSSWSGLQPVLVDDIASSGNTLIQAARKLPPLGFPRPDVAVVHGIFAGDSYTRLAPLCGRIVSTDSVSHPTNAIGLSQLIADAIAAADAPDPELVRHRRPPEAVDDVERAGIDSFPASDPPPWTGGVG, encoded by the coding sequence ATGATGATGCCTCCTGCCCCAGCCCAGATGACTTCCGTCCCCGTCATCATTGCTCTCCCCGGCAATGAAGCATTTGCGCAAGCACTTGCGAACGCTGGCGCCGGCGAGCTGGGGGAGATCGAAACGCGCAACTTTCCGGATGGCGAGAGCTATGTGCGCCTCGCCGGCGACGTCGCAGCAAAATCGGTTCTTCTGGTCTCGACGCTCGCTCGCCCCGATGAAGGCTTTCTCCGGCTCATCTTTCTCGCTGACGCGGCCCGATCGCTCGGCGCCACCGCGGTGACGTTGATCGCTCCCTATCTGGCTTATATGCGGCAGGATCGGCGTTTCCGGCCGGGTGAGGCCATCACCTCGCGAACCTTCGCGCGCCTGATTTCGTCCAGCTTCGACCGGCTCGTCACCGTCGATCCGCACCTGCACCGCTATCCGGCGCTTTCCGCGCTCTACAAAATCCCGGCGCTGACGCTGCACGCGGCGCCGCTCCTGGCGGAGTGGATCGCCGCCTCGGTTGCCAGTCCGCTGATCATCGGTCCGGACGAGGAAAGCGAGCAATGGGTGTCTGCCATCGCCGCAAAGATCGGCGCGCCGCATGCGGTGCTGCGCAAGATCCGGCATGGCGACCGCGACGTCGAGATCGCGTTTCCCGACCTCTCTTCATGGAGCGGGCTGCAGCCCGTCCTGGTCGACGACATCGCCTCCTCCGGCAACACGCTCATCCAAGCGGCGCGCAAGCTGCCGCCGCTTGGATTCCCACGTCCCGACGTCGCTGTCGTGCACGGCATCTTCGCTGGGGATTCCTATACGCGTCTGGCGCCGCTCTGCGGCAGGATCGTGTCCACCGATTCGGTCAGTCACCCGACCAACGCGATCGGACTCTCGCAGCTGATCGCCGACGCGATCGCGGCTGCCGACGCGCCCGATCCCGAACTCGTCCGTCATCGACGCCCACCCGAGGCGGTCGACGACGTCGAACGCGCTGGTATCGATTCCTTCCCTGCGAGCGATCCTCCGCCCTGGACCGGCGGGGTCGGATGA
- the ftsH gene encoding ATP-dependent zinc metalloprotease FtsH has product MENENKASTKRVFKFDILYFIAVFFAVLLIRDLLVGQGHIKVIPYSEFQSLIEKDAVTDLVVGPTEITGAYKSPVEKDAPQHFSTARVDPQIADLLTKRNISFSGKPAPGLFENLLSWLMPAAMFVLIWMFLLRPMMAGQHGGLMGIGRSRAKVYGERSVKVTFADVAGVDEAKQELAEVVGFLKDPATYGRLGARIPKGLLLVGPPGTGKTLLARAVAGESGVRFFSITGSEFVEMFVGVGASRVRDLFQQARAQAPAIVFIDELDALGRARGVDMPGGGHDEKEQTLNQLLAEMDGFDPSVGIIVLAATNRPEILDPALLRAGRFDRQVLVDRPDRQGRIDILNVHLKKISVAPELDVAAVAALTPGFTGADLANLVNEAALVATRRGASATVLDDFTQAVERIVAGLEKKSRILIPRERQIVAHHEMGHALVAMALPQTDVVQKVSIIPRGIAALGYTLQRPTEDRFLMSQSELQDRMAVLLGGRAAESLVFEEISTGAADDLVKATDIARNMVVRFGMSKELGQVAYEPETGSFLVGQTPVWRPRTYSDETAEAIDHMVKDLIDRAFQKARAILERNRSVLDSSARELLARETLGPDELAKLTAGLSREASGRPGLALVE; this is encoded by the coding sequence ATGGAGAATGAGAACAAAGCGTCGACAAAGCGGGTCTTCAAGTTCGACATCCTGTACTTTATTGCCGTCTTCTTCGCCGTTCTGCTGATCCGGGATCTGCTTGTCGGTCAAGGCCACATCAAGGTCATTCCGTACAGCGAATTCCAGAGCCTGATCGAAAAGGACGCCGTCACCGACCTGGTGGTCGGACCGACGGAGATCACCGGCGCTTACAAGTCGCCGGTCGAGAAGGACGCGCCCCAGCATTTCTCCACGGCTCGCGTCGATCCGCAGATCGCCGACCTGCTGACCAAGCGCAATATATCGTTCTCGGGCAAACCCGCGCCGGGCCTCTTCGAAAACCTGCTCTCCTGGCTGATGCCGGCTGCGATGTTCGTGTTGATCTGGATGTTTTTGCTGCGGCCGATGATGGCCGGACAGCATGGCGGCCTGATGGGCATCGGGCGCAGCCGGGCGAAAGTCTATGGCGAGAGGTCTGTAAAGGTGACCTTCGCCGATGTCGCGGGCGTCGATGAAGCCAAGCAAGAGCTCGCCGAAGTCGTCGGCTTCCTAAAGGACCCGGCAACCTATGGCCGGCTCGGCGCGCGCATTCCCAAGGGCCTGCTTCTCGTCGGTCCGCCCGGAACCGGCAAGACGCTGCTGGCGCGTGCCGTCGCCGGGGAATCGGGGGTTCGCTTCTTTTCGATTACCGGTTCCGAATTCGTCGAGATGTTCGTCGGCGTCGGCGCTTCGCGCGTGCGCGACCTGTTCCAGCAGGCGCGCGCGCAGGCCCCGGCCATCGTCTTCATCGACGAACTCGATGCGCTCGGTCGCGCCCGCGGCGTCGATATGCCGGGCGGTGGACATGACGAGAAGGAGCAGACGCTCAATCAGCTGCTCGCCGAGATGGATGGCTTCGACCCGAGCGTCGGCATTATCGTTCTCGCCGCGACGAACCGGCCAGAGATTCTCGATCCCGCGTTGCTGCGCGCAGGTCGCTTCGATCGCCAGGTTCTGGTCGACCGCCCCGATCGTCAGGGCCGGATCGACATACTGAACGTGCATCTGAAGAAGATCAGCGTGGCGCCCGAACTCGACGTCGCGGCGGTCGCGGCGCTCACGCCCGGCTTCACCGGCGCCGATCTCGCCAATCTGGTCAACGAGGCCGCGCTTGTGGCCACGCGCCGCGGCGCGAGCGCCACCGTGCTCGACGATTTCACGCAGGCCGTGGAACGCATCGTCGCCGGCCTGGAGAAGAAAAGCCGGATTCTCATTCCACGCGAGCGCCAGATCGTCGCCCATCACGAGATGGGGCATGCGCTCGTCGCCATGGCGCTTCCCCAGACCGACGTGGTGCAGAAGGTCTCGATCATCCCGCGCGGCATTGCTGCGCTCGGCTACACGCTCCAGCGGCCGACCGAGGATCGCTTCCTGATGAGCCAATCCGAACTGCAAGATCGCATGGCGGTGCTGCTTGGCGGTCGGGCCGCCGAAAGCCTGGTGTTCGAGGAGATTTCGACAGGCGCGGCGGACGATCTCGTCAAGGCGACGGACATCGCACGCAACATGGTGGTCCGGTTCGGCATGTCGAAGGAGCTGGGACAGGTCGCTTACGAACCGGAGACCGGCAGCTTCCTCGTCGGACAGACCCCGGTCTGGCGGCCGCGCACCTATAGTGATGAGACGGCCGAGGCCATCGATCACATGGTGAAAGACCTGATCGACCGCGCCTTCCAGAAGGCACGCGCGATCCTCGAGCGCAACCGTTCCGTGCTGGATAGCAGCGCGCGCGAACTCCTCGCGCGCGAAACGCTGGGGCCTGATGAGCTGGCCAAGCTGACCGCCGGTCTCTCGCGCGAGGCGTCGGGCCGGCCGGGGCTCGCTCTCGTCGAATGA